One Salmo trutta chromosome 12, fSalTru1.1, whole genome shotgun sequence genomic region harbors:
- the LOC115204312 gene encoding cation channel sperm-associated protein 1 isoform X1, which produces MQLSFPERATTQHRMLQRRVADCVCVFSLECKMENRPSYRQTVAGKGSTSHHKSSVAAKQPHKKRVFSTCAALDGEMLKRLIQKDEQRRIQEQRNSRKGWLRAWGALQDWMHQLFRIIVAFTEDPMFDKFILFVVVLNTGTLVAQTFESVTVRGGWFFSALDSAFLAIYLMECVLKLLVWGRLYFKNPWNDLDFFIITMSLIDFLLPLIESTGNFSGGQASTIFRILKLFKGVRAIRAFRVLRTIRFLQNLQSIVSTCLQSLQSMGAIIILMFTFLFMFAVIFREMFNESDPHRFGTMFRTIFTLFQLLTLDDWAFIYSTSRDNGAPHIIIFLVLYIVVEYFTFLNLFIAVLVDNFQMTIKRRMASKIQKFQDVYESEMQSMKKLEPQPIEPQTDEEFYEEALKLTYSENKYGKREIELITSYLRLLASIDQNQQTFRSQGCVLERLIDTFFEATEDDSQGNDHE; this is translated from the exons tgtgtgtgtgtttagcctggAGTGCAAGATGGAAAATCGACCATCATACAGGCAGACAGTGGCTGGAAAGG GCTCAACCAGCCACCACAAGTCATCTGTAGCCGCCAAGCAACCACACAAGAAGCGAGTGTTCTCAACATGTGCGGCCTTAGATGGTGAAATGTTGAAGAGGCTCATCCAAAAAG atgAGCAGCGGAGGATCCAGGAGCAGCGAAACTCTAGAAAAGGTTGGCTGAGGGCATGGGGTGCTCTGCAGGACTGGATGCATCAGCTGTTCAGGATCATTGTGGCCTTCACAGAAGACCCCATGTTTGACAAGTTCATCCTGTTTGTGGTGGTGCTCAACACAGGGACCCTGGTGGCCCAGACATTTGAAAGTGTGACTGTGAGAGGAG GGTGGTTCTTCTCAGCTTTGGATTCTGCTTTTCTGGCAATCTATTTAATGGAATGTGTGCTGAAATTGCTTGTCTGGGGTCGACTCTACTTCAAAAACCCCTGGAATGACCTGG ACTTTTTCATCATTACGATGAGTCTCATTGACTTCCTACTGCCACTCATTGAGTCTACAGGGAACTTCAGTGGAGGTCAGGCATCCACAATCTTCCGCATCCTCAAGCTCTTCAAAGGGGTCCGGGCCATCCGAGCGTTCCGGGTCTTGCGTACCATCCG CTTTCTCCAAAATCTCCAGTCCATCGTGTCCACCTGTCTCCAGTCTCTCCAGTCCATGGGGGCCATCATCATCCTCATGTTCACATTCCTCTTCATGTTTGCTGTCATTTTCCGAGAGATGTTCAATGAGTCTGACCCGCATCGCTTTGGCACCATGTTTCGGACAATTTTCACTCTGTTCCAGCTGCTCACGCTGGATGACTGGGCTTTCATCTACTCTACCAGCCGAGACAACG GTGCACCTCATATTATCATCTTCCTTGTCCTGTACATTGTGGTGGAATACTTCACTTTCCTCAA TCTATTCATTGCTGTCCTTGTCGACAACTTCCAGATGACAATCAAGAGACGGATGGCGTCAAAGATCCAAAAG TTCCAGGATGTATATGAGAGCGAGATGCAGTCAATGAAGAAGTTAG aGCCCCAGCCCATTGAACCACAGACCGATGAGGAGTTCTATGAAGAGGCCCTCAAATTGACCTATAGTGAAAATAAGTATGGAAAGAG GGAAATAGAGCTGATCACCAGCTACCTCAGACTGCTGGCATCCATAGATCAGAACCAGCAGACGTTCCGCTCCCAGGGCTGTGTTCTGGAGCGCCTCATTGACACCTTCTTTGAG GCAACAGAGGACGACAGCCAGGGGAATGACCACGAATAG
- the LOC115204312 gene encoding cation channel sperm-associated protein 1 isoform X2, with product MQLSFPERATTQHRMLQRRVADCVCVFSLECKMENRPSYRQTVAGKGSTSHHKSSVAAKQPHKKRVFSTCAALDGEMLKRLIQKDEQRRIQEQRNSRKGWLRAWGALQDWMHQLFRIIVAFTEDPMFDKFILFVVVLNTGTLVAQTFESVTVRGGWFFSALDSAFLAIYLMECVLKLLVWGRLYFKNPWNDLGNFSGGQASTIFRILKLFKGVRAIRAFRVLRTIRFLQNLQSIVSTCLQSLQSMGAIIILMFTFLFMFAVIFREMFNESDPHRFGTMFRTIFTLFQLLTLDDWAFIYSTSRDNGAPHIIIFLVLYIVVEYFTFLNLFIAVLVDNFQMTIKRRMASKIQKFQDVYESEMQSMKKLEPQPIEPQTDEEFYEEALKLTYSENKYGKREIELITSYLRLLASIDQNQQTFRSQGCVLERLIDTFFEATEDDSQGNDHE from the exons tgtgtgtgtgtttagcctggAGTGCAAGATGGAAAATCGACCATCATACAGGCAGACAGTGGCTGGAAAGG GCTCAACCAGCCACCACAAGTCATCTGTAGCCGCCAAGCAACCACACAAGAAGCGAGTGTTCTCAACATGTGCGGCCTTAGATGGTGAAATGTTGAAGAGGCTCATCCAAAAAG atgAGCAGCGGAGGATCCAGGAGCAGCGAAACTCTAGAAAAGGTTGGCTGAGGGCATGGGGTGCTCTGCAGGACTGGATGCATCAGCTGTTCAGGATCATTGTGGCCTTCACAGAAGACCCCATGTTTGACAAGTTCATCCTGTTTGTGGTGGTGCTCAACACAGGGACCCTGGTGGCCCAGACATTTGAAAGTGTGACTGTGAGAGGAG GGTGGTTCTTCTCAGCTTTGGATTCTGCTTTTCTGGCAATCTATTTAATGGAATGTGTGCTGAAATTGCTTGTCTGGGGTCGACTCTACTTCAAAAACCCCTGGAATGACCTGG GGAACTTCAGTGGAGGTCAGGCATCCACAATCTTCCGCATCCTCAAGCTCTTCAAAGGGGTCCGGGCCATCCGAGCGTTCCGGGTCTTGCGTACCATCCG CTTTCTCCAAAATCTCCAGTCCATCGTGTCCACCTGTCTCCAGTCTCTCCAGTCCATGGGGGCCATCATCATCCTCATGTTCACATTCCTCTTCATGTTTGCTGTCATTTTCCGAGAGATGTTCAATGAGTCTGACCCGCATCGCTTTGGCACCATGTTTCGGACAATTTTCACTCTGTTCCAGCTGCTCACGCTGGATGACTGGGCTTTCATCTACTCTACCAGCCGAGACAACG GTGCACCTCATATTATCATCTTCCTTGTCCTGTACATTGTGGTGGAATACTTCACTTTCCTCAA TCTATTCATTGCTGTCCTTGTCGACAACTTCCAGATGACAATCAAGAGACGGATGGCGTCAAAGATCCAAAAG TTCCAGGATGTATATGAGAGCGAGATGCAGTCAATGAAGAAGTTAG aGCCCCAGCCCATTGAACCACAGACCGATGAGGAGTTCTATGAAGAGGCCCTCAAATTGACCTATAGTGAAAATAAGTATGGAAAGAG GGAAATAGAGCTGATCACCAGCTACCTCAGACTGCTGGCATCCATAGATCAGAACCAGCAGACGTTCCGCTCCCAGGGCTGTGTTCTGGAGCGCCTCATTGACACCTTCTTTGAG GCAACAGAGGACGACAGCCAGGGGAATGACCACGAATAG
- the LOC115204311 gene encoding histone acetyltransferase KAT5, with translation MTKMADSSVDVIEGCRLPVLRKNQENEDEWPLAEILSVKEIPGRKLYYVHYIDFNKRLDEWVTPERLDMKKLQFPKKEAKTPTKNGLPGSRPSSPEREVVRAAGTGAQHPPSRPPQPQAQQKSLPTKTSIPDFQVLQQQVQRKSLDLNLQTATAPSRGKTLPTPKRKAESVSLATQVSPATPVPSLPGLAEASQVSVYPAVRDTNTFNLKSNAHDDHEQLTSLTTNGTARRPMPNQPGRKRKQPPNCGGTDEIIKVFQYNNSPRCANVYLPPGEDSQDSSDGIPSAPRMTGSLVSDRSHDDIVTRMKNIDCIELGRHRLKPWYFSPYPQELTTLPILYLCEFCLKYLKSLKCLQRHLTKCNLRHPPGNEIYRKGTISFFEIDGRKNKTYSQNLCLLAKCFLDHKTLYYDTDPFLFYVMTEYDSKGFHIVGYFSKEKESTEDYNVACILTLPPYQRRGYGKLLIEFSYELSKVEGKTGTPEKPLSDLGLLSYRSYWSQTILEILMDLKPDNGERPQITINEISEITSVKKEDVISTLQYLNLINYYKGQYILTLSEDIVEGHERAMQKRHLPIDPKCLHFTPKDWSKRGKW, from the exons ATGACCAAAATGGCGGATTCGTCG GTCGATGTTATCGAGGGTTGTCGGCTCCCTGTTCTCCGAAAAAATCAGGAAAACGAAGACGAGTGGC CCCTGGCTGAAATTCTCAGTGTGAAAGAGATCCCTGGGAGAAAACTCTACTATGTCCACTATATTGACT TCAACAAGCGTCTGGATGAGTGGGTTACTCCGGAAAGGCTTGACATGAAGAAGCTCCAGTTCCCTAAGAAGGAGGCTAAAACGCCTACTAAGAACGGGCTTCCGGGTTCACGGCCCAGCTccccagagagagaggtggtaagaGCGGCCGGAACTGGTGCCCAACATCCCCCCAGCCGGCCCCCCCAGCCGCAAGCCCAGCAGAAGTCTCTACCAACCAAGACTTCTATACCCGACTTTCAAGTGCTGCAGCAACAAGTTCAG AGGAAGAGTCTTGATCTCAACCTTCAGACTGCCACAGCTCCTTCCAGAGGCAAAACCCTGCCCACACCG AAGAGGAAAGCAGAGTCTGTGTCCCTGGCAACACAAGTGTCCCCGGCAACCCCCGTGCCATCCTTGCCAGGTTTGGCTGAAGCCTCCCAGGTGTCAGTTTACCCTGCTGTGAGGGACACCAACACTTTCAACCTCAAATCCAACGCCCACGATGATCACGAGCAGCTTACCTCACTCACCACG AATGGTACTGCCCGTCGCCCCATGCCCAATCAACCAGGTAGGAAGAGGAAGCAGCCCCCCAACTGTGGGGGAACCGATGAG ATAATTAAGGTTTTCCAGTATAACAACAGCCCTCGATGTGCCAACGTCTATCTGCCGCCAGGAGAG GACTCGCAGGACAGCTCCGATGGCATCCCCTCTGCCCCTCGCATGACCGGCAGTCTGGTGTCGGACCGTAGCCATGACGACATTGTCACGCGTATGAAGAACATTGACTGCATTGAACTGGGCCGCCACAGGCTGAAGCCCTGGTACTTCTCTCCCTATCCACAGGAACTGACCACATTGCCTATTCTCTACCTCTGCGAGTTCTGCCTCAAGTACCTCAAGAGCCTTAAGTGTCTGCAGAGGCATCTG ACCAAGTGTAATCTTCGGCATCCCCCTGGCAATGAGATCTACCGCAAGGGCACCATCTCCTTTTTTGAAATAGATGGCAGAAAAAACAAA ACATACTCTCAGAACCTGTGTTTACTGGCCAAGTGTTTCCTGGACCACAAGACGCTGTACTATGACACAGACCCCTTCCTCTTCTACGTCATGACAGAGTACGACTCCAAGGGCTTCCACATAGTGGGCTACTTCTCCAAG GAGAAAGAGTCGACGGAAGATTACAACGTGGCTTGTATCCTCACCTTACCTCCCTACCAGAGGAGAGGCTACGGCAAATTGCTCATTGAGTTCA GTTATGAGCTGTCTAAGGTAGAGGGGAAGACGGGCACACCAGAGAAGCCTCTGTCTGACCTGGGGCTGCTCTCCTACCGCTCCTACTGGTCCCAGACCATCCTGGAGATCCTCATGGACCTCAAGCCTGACAATGGGGAGAGGCCTCAGATCACAATCAA TGAGATCAGCGAGATCACCAGTGTGAAGAAAGAGGATGTCATATCTACACTTCAGTACCTAAACCTAATAAACTACTATAAG GGCCAGTATATTCTGACTCTTTCAGAGGACATAGTGGAGGGGCATGAGAGAGCAATGCAGAAGCGTCATCTGCCCATCGACCCCAAATGCCTTCACTTCACCCCCAAGGACTGGAGCAAGAGGGGCAAGTGGTAG
- the LOC115204312 gene encoding cation channel sperm-associated protein 1 isoform X3, translating to MENRPSYRQTVAGKGSTSHHKSSVAAKQPHKKRVFSTCAALDGEMLKRLIQKDEQRRIQEQRNSRKGWLRAWGALQDWMHQLFRIIVAFTEDPMFDKFILFVVVLNTGTLVAQTFESVTVRGGWFFSALDSAFLAIYLMECVLKLLVWGRLYFKNPWNDLDFFIITMSLIDFLLPLIESTGNFSGGQASTIFRILKLFKGVRAIRAFRVLRTIRFLQNLQSIVSTCLQSLQSMGAIIILMFTFLFMFAVIFREMFNESDPHRFGTMFRTIFTLFQLLTLDDWAFIYSTSRDNGAPHIIIFLVLYIVVEYFTFLNLFIAVLVDNFQMTIKRRMASKIQKFQDVYESEMQSMKKLEPQPIEPQTDEEFYEEALKLTYSENKYGKREIELITSYLRLLASIDQNQQTFRSQGCVLERLIDTFFEATEDDSQGNDHE from the exons ATGGAAAATCGACCATCATACAGGCAGACAGTGGCTGGAAAGG GCTCAACCAGCCACCACAAGTCATCTGTAGCCGCCAAGCAACCACACAAGAAGCGAGTGTTCTCAACATGTGCGGCCTTAGATGGTGAAATGTTGAAGAGGCTCATCCAAAAAG atgAGCAGCGGAGGATCCAGGAGCAGCGAAACTCTAGAAAAGGTTGGCTGAGGGCATGGGGTGCTCTGCAGGACTGGATGCATCAGCTGTTCAGGATCATTGTGGCCTTCACAGAAGACCCCATGTTTGACAAGTTCATCCTGTTTGTGGTGGTGCTCAACACAGGGACCCTGGTGGCCCAGACATTTGAAAGTGTGACTGTGAGAGGAG GGTGGTTCTTCTCAGCTTTGGATTCTGCTTTTCTGGCAATCTATTTAATGGAATGTGTGCTGAAATTGCTTGTCTGGGGTCGACTCTACTTCAAAAACCCCTGGAATGACCTGG ACTTTTTCATCATTACGATGAGTCTCATTGACTTCCTACTGCCACTCATTGAGTCTACAGGGAACTTCAGTGGAGGTCAGGCATCCACAATCTTCCGCATCCTCAAGCTCTTCAAAGGGGTCCGGGCCATCCGAGCGTTCCGGGTCTTGCGTACCATCCG CTTTCTCCAAAATCTCCAGTCCATCGTGTCCACCTGTCTCCAGTCTCTCCAGTCCATGGGGGCCATCATCATCCTCATGTTCACATTCCTCTTCATGTTTGCTGTCATTTTCCGAGAGATGTTCAATGAGTCTGACCCGCATCGCTTTGGCACCATGTTTCGGACAATTTTCACTCTGTTCCAGCTGCTCACGCTGGATGACTGGGCTTTCATCTACTCTACCAGCCGAGACAACG GTGCACCTCATATTATCATCTTCCTTGTCCTGTACATTGTGGTGGAATACTTCACTTTCCTCAA TCTATTCATTGCTGTCCTTGTCGACAACTTCCAGATGACAATCAAGAGACGGATGGCGTCAAAGATCCAAAAG TTCCAGGATGTATATGAGAGCGAGATGCAGTCAATGAAGAAGTTAG aGCCCCAGCCCATTGAACCACAGACCGATGAGGAGTTCTATGAAGAGGCCCTCAAATTGACCTATAGTGAAAATAAGTATGGAAAGAG GGAAATAGAGCTGATCACCAGCTACCTCAGACTGCTGGCATCCATAGATCAGAACCAGCAGACGTTCCGCTCCCAGGGCTGTGTTCTGGAGCGCCTCATTGACACCTTCTTTGAG GCAACAGAGGACGACAGCCAGGGGAATGACCACGAATAG